A stretch of Bradyrhizobium sp. AZCC 2262 DNA encodes these proteins:
- a CDS encoding DUF1236 domain-containing protein, translated as MKKLLLISAAASLLATAAFAQTTVTTTTGTAGATVQIEPQYRTKIKSYVTEHKIRPVTTKEKIVVGGRVPADVELESVPADWGPSLTKYRYVYSGDRVMLVDPGSRTVVQEVD; from the coding sequence ATGAAGAAATTGCTTCTGATTTCGGCGGCGGCCTCGCTGCTGGCCACTGCAGCCTTCGCTCAGACGACGGTTACGACCACAACCGGCACAGCCGGAGCAACCGTCCAGATCGAGCCGCAGTACCGCACCAAGATCAAAAGCTACGTCACCGAACACAAGATCCGCCCCGTGACCACGAAGGAGAAGATCGTGGTCGGCGGTCGTGTGCCGGCCGACGTCGAACTGGAATCGGTGCCCGCTGACTGGGGTCCATCTCTCACCAAGTATCGCTATGTGTATTCGGGTGACCGCGTAATGTTGGTCGATCCGGGTAGCCGGACCGTCGTACAGGAAGTCGACTGA
- a CDS encoding response regulator, whose protein sequence is MSNFVTLLVEDDAFQREAFADLLKDEGFEVIECTTAEAAELIIASTGKELQALITDQHLAGAMSGAQLAQYARRRHPHMNIIIMSGKTVEPIPVNTTFLQKPFTAAQLLEAVRD, encoded by the coding sequence ATGTCGAACTTCGTGACCCTGTTGGTCGAGGATGATGCGTTTCAGCGTGAGGCATTCGCCGATCTACTGAAGGATGAAGGATTTGAAGTGATCGAATGTACCACCGCCGAAGCCGCGGAATTGATCATCGCGTCAACTGGTAAAGAATTGCAGGCACTCATCACCGACCAACACCTAGCCGGTGCAATGTCCGGGGCACAGCTTGCTCAATATGCCCGCCGCCGCCACCCGCATATGAACATCATCATTATGTCCGGCAAGACCGTGGAGCCTATTCCGGTCAACACCACGTTCTTACAAAAGCCCTTCACTGCAGCGCAGTTGCTCGAAGCAGTCCGTGATTGA
- a CDS encoding nuclear transport factor 2 family protein: MAVAVDWLDAYRAARINQIMGMHSPDAVVEYACGGRKINHGQEGIAAYWRHRFITMPALELEDLQVDGGAVVISYRTSGGIVQALLDIAEDGMINRCRCGPIRDDGYEHEIGAVQCRTC, translated from the coding sequence ATGGCCGTCGCGGTCGATTGGCTGGACGCTTACCGCGCTGCCCGAATTAATCAGATTATGGGAATGCACAGCCCGGACGCGGTGGTCGAGTACGCCTGCGGAGGCCGCAAGATTAACCATGGTCAGGAAGGCATCGCGGCCTACTGGCGACATCGCTTCATCACAATGCCCGCGCTCGAACTGGAAGACTTGCAGGTAGACGGTGGTGCGGTGGTTATCTCCTATCGAACCAGTGGCGGGATCGTTCAAGCACTGCTCGACATCGCAGAAGATGGGATGATCAATCGTTGTCGCTGTGGTCCTATACGTGATGATGGATACGAGCATGAGATAGGGGCGGTCCAATGCAGGACATGCTAG
- a CDS encoding inorganic diphosphatase produces the protein MTNLLKIPTWADEENVHAIVETPRGSTCKLDFDPKLRVFTLAKPLMAGLTYPYDWGFIPSTKAQDGDPLDVLVIHDAQTYPGVVLRCRPVGILEVEQTSKGKKERNDRVFAVPDRSPLETDLKDIRHLPSRAREELERFFRATNALEDKELEFLGWRGPKQAAKTIKRLSA, from the coding sequence ATGACGAACCTGCTCAAGATTCCGACCTGGGCCGATGAGGAGAACGTCCACGCCATCGTCGAAACACCTCGTGGAAGCACCTGCAAACTGGACTTCGATCCGAAGCTGCGGGTGTTCACGCTTGCCAAGCCCTTGATGGCTGGCCTCACCTATCCGTACGACTGGGGATTCATCCCGTCGACCAAGGCGCAAGATGGCGACCCCCTCGACGTCCTGGTAATCCACGACGCGCAGACCTATCCCGGGGTCGTGTTGCGATGTCGGCCCGTGGGCATCCTAGAAGTCGAGCAGACGAGCAAAGGCAAGAAGGAGCGAAATGACCGCGTGTTCGCGGTGCCAGACCGCTCTCCTCTCGAGACCGATCTGAAGGACATCCGCCACCTTCCGTCCCGCGCACGCGAGGAATTGGAGCGCTTCTTCCGCGCCACGAATGCGCTCGAAGACAAGGAACTCGAGTTTTTGGGATGGCGCGGCCCAAAGCAGGCCGCCAAAACCATCAAGCGGCTCTCCGCATAG